One Natronorubrum halophilum genomic window, AGCCGAGAAGTCGTCGACGCGAGCGTGCAGCCGATCGATCGAGACGTCGCGAGGATCGGTCGCGTCTCGAGTGGGATCGGTCGGGTCGAGAGGGCCGATTCCCTCGCCGTCCCGCTCCCGTTCGCACTGTAGCGTCACGAACGCGTAGAGTTCGTTTACCGCGGGGTCCTCGGCGAGCGAGTGGGTGCCGATCGTCGCCGTCGGAATCCCGGCGTTGCGGAGTTGGGTTCTGACCTCGGGGACCCGCTCGATCCGCGGCACGGCGACGGCGAACCCGTCGTAACTCCAGTCGTGACGGTCCCGAAGCGCCTGAATTTCGGTCGCGACCGTTTTCACCTGTTCGCGGGCGGTTCGACTCCGGATTCGGCGCGCTCGCCCGTGGACTACCGGCGCGGATCCGTCGTCATCGCCCCGCGCTCGCTGGTCGTCATCACTGTGCGTTCGCTGTCCCGGTGTTGTGCGCGATCCGGGCGTCTCTCCGGTCGCTAAAAACCGCGTGATCGATCGGTGCGGTGGCGTCTGCGAGTCGCGTTCACCGCCCACCGCGCGGGGAGACTCGACGACCTCGATCTCGAGGCCGTTTCCGACGAGGGCTTCGATTCGGCCCGGTTCGATCCGAGTGCGTTCGACGCTGGCGTGGCGTTCGCCCAGACAGACGAGGTCGGCCTCGGCGGTGAGCGCCGCGAGATACCGCCGATCGAGTCGACGGTACTCCTCGAACTCGACGGCGAGGACCGCGTTGATCGAGTCGCCGACTCTGTCCCGTAGCCCGTCCGTATTCGACTCGAGCAGATCGACGGTCCGCGGAATCACGTCGGCCCGCTCGACGTAGCCTCGATCCTCGAGTTCGGCGTGGAAGCGGTCGTTCATCGCGTACAGGAAGGCCAGACATTCGTGTGGCTTCGTGGCCTCGATATCGGCGAGGCGGAGTCGTTGGCGCGTCGCCTCGAGGAGCAATTGCCCGACGTCACGGGCGAAACTCTCGTGATTCGCCGCCCGCTCGAGGTAGCTCGGAACGTCTCGACTGGCCCCGTCGATCACCAGCGAGATGAGTTCGATCCGCTCTTCGTACTCGAGTCGGTCGAGCGTCGGATCGAACTCCTCGAGAACTTTCGAGGCGTGTTCCGGAAGCGATTCGACGCGCGGCGATCGCGGCGACTCGGTCGTCGCTTCGGCGTCGGTGAGGGCCTCGGAAAGGGACTCGAGGCCCGCGGGATGGCGCTTCAGGACGAGGACGTTCCGTGCACCGTAGTCGTCGGCGAGTGCGGCGTACTCCGCCGCGAGGCACTCGAATAGCTCGTCGCTGGGAACCGGTTCGGGAAGGAGTTTGCAGGTGCCCTCGAGCGGTGGTGAAGGAGACGCCATCAGTTGGTACGTCACCCAGTATAGCCGGGTCCGTACTTAAATGTACGCCGATTCGTAAACGTGATTGTGACGCTCTTGCGATCCGACTGGACCGCTGGACTCTAGCGACGCTTCCTCGAGCGAGCATCCGAGTGAATCTCGGACCGAAAAGTTTGGATGAGAGCTAACCACTCGGAATACAGTGTTGTAACTAATATTGTTAATTTCCCTCGGATCGGATTAGAGATTGTAGCGTGAGTAGAACGCATCTTATCCGCTTTGAGCGCAGTATACGACGGAATCGTGTTGTTGCCCGATCAAATTCGAAGAAAAGAAGAGACGAATTCTGCTCGAAAGTCCCATCGTCCTTCGCGTAGCGCAGCTTAGTCATTTGACTTCTTGTACCGTAATATTCACTTATCTAGTACGTCCCCAATAGGAAAAGTAATTTGATACATTCACAACTCGGCTACGGGTATCGAGGAGTACCGAGAGAAATGGGGTTCCATATCCGTCGCAGGCTGACGTACGTTCAGGCGGAAGTGGCGGTCTCCGTGCGGTGGCAACGACTGAAACGTACAATGACTTCCAGTAGCTACGACAAACGACGCGAGGTCGGTATTCGAGACCGTCCCGCTGGGCGCTGCCTCCGAATGCAGCCGTTTTCGACCGGATAGTGATAAAACCGCATGCGAGAAGTCGGTTTCGGAGCGATACCGCCGCTTCGATCAGATGTTCGAGACCGTACTGTGCTCCACTTCGACCGCCTGTGCGTCCTCGTCAAGCAACGCTACGACGAGGTACGGCGCGTAGGACTCGAAGTACTCGATGAGCGTCGCGATCCGTTCGGAGTCGATCGCCTCGAGCGAGTCGAGGAGCATGAACGGCACCGTCTCGTAGACGTCGTGGACGAGATACCCCGCCAGCGCGAACACGAGTCCGATTACCTCCCGTTCGCTCTCGCTCAGGTGGTTGATCGTATCCTCGTAGGCCGCACCGTCATCGGTGCTGCGGACGATCTTGAGGTCGAACGACGATCGCGAGACCTTTCGGCGACCTTCACGAACTTCCCGACTGCTCCGATCGATCCAGACCCGATCGAGGTTGCCGTACTCCAGCGTCTCGAGGAGGTTCTCCATGTGTTCGTTGAACGCTTCGACCGCGTCGGCCTCGATCTGGTCGATCCGCGTCCGGAGGTTCGTCAGTTCGTCGGTGGTGTCCTCACGACGGGCTTTGAGATCCTCGCGCTCGCCGAGTCGGTCCTCGATCGAGGCGATCTGGTCCGTGATCTCGTCGCGCTTGCGCTCTTTGCGCTCGAGTTTGAACTCGAGTTGGTTGACCTCCTTGTGCTGGTCGAGGACGCCGCTGTAGTCTTCCGTCTCGAGATCGTTGATCTCGACTTCGAGGGCATCGATCTCGTCGGTGAGCGCCTCGCGCTCCTCGGTCAACTCCTCGATGCGGTCGTTTCGGCGCTCGATCTCGTCGTCGATCGACTCGAGGCGCCGCTGGGTCTGGCGGTGCTCGGTTCGGTTTTCGTTGATGCTCGAGAGCGTCTCTCGTCGGTCGTTGAGTTCGGAACTGATCTCGGAGCGCTCTTCGAGTCGCTCCTGTCGTGCGGTTCGAAGCTGCTCGATCGTCGTTTCGATCTGGTCTCGGGCGACCGACGACCCACAGGTCCAGCAAGTGACGGTCTCGGAGTCCTCGAGCAACTGCTCCGTGACGGGTTCGTCGTCGTCCTGTTCTGCGTTTTCGAGGAACGAATCCGGCTCCTCGAGGAGTTGCTCGTTGAACTGGATGGTGCTCTGAAGTTGCGAGATCGCTTCGGAGAGCGTCGCCTTTTCGTCCTGCAGCGTCTCGATCTCCGCCTCGAGCCGGCTGATCTCCGTCTCGTCGCCCGTCGAGAGCGATTCGAGCTGTGTGCGAACCTCGTCCTGTTCCTCCTCGAGCGCCTCGATACTCTCGCGCTCGGTTTCGATCCGGTCGCGGGTCCGCTCGAGATCCGATCGCGTCCCGCGCAGTTCCTCGAGTTTCGTCTCGAGTTCGGATTCTTCCTCCCGACGCTCCTCGACGTCGACGTTCGTCTCCTCGAGTTCGGCCTGGGCCTCCTCGAGTTCGTCGGAGAGCGTCTCGATTTCTTCGGACACGCGCGTCCGTTTCGCCTCGAGATCGGGCAGGCGCTGTTCGAGATCGTCGAGTTCGTCGAGTTGCTCGTCGAGTTGACGCTTTCGCTGTTCATACTGTTCGATCTCGCTTTTGATCGCGTCGATGTCGACCGGACGCATGATCAGTTCGCGGAGGTCGTCGCCGCGAGCGACGGCCTGTCGCGCTTCGTTGGACTCGAGTAAGAACGCGAACAGATCGGCGAGTTCCGGGTCCTCGAGGTAGGGGTCGCCGTCGGTGGCTATCGTTCCGTTTCGGCGCTCGAGGTGCCGGCGGTAGGTGTTGTCGCCAAATTCGAGTACCGCACTTCCCTCGTTCGCGTCGGCTTTGAGACTCACTTGATCGCTTCCGAGCGCGGCCATAATCGCCTGCAGCAGTGAGGTCCGATTGGTCGCATTTCGACCGGAAAGCACTGTCACGCCCTGTTGAAAGGAGACTTCGGCATCATCGATACCACCGATATTGTTTACGGAGAGCGTCGCCTCTCCCGGAACGTTCCGTTTTTTCGTGTCTAATCCAGTTTCCATGTGATGCCGTTGTCCGCCCACATACATAGGTATTGCCACTTCCCCTGCGTGGTGTGCAGTCTCGGTGGCGAGACTGCGTTGGATTAGCGCCGCATACTATAAATACCTATCAGTTATCGCCCGCACCCAGCTCCTGACAGTTACAGGAGCGCTCGTCGAGCAGGTCTCTGACGGTGTATTCCTCGAAGCAGTCCTCGCAAGTCACCGTGACGGTGACTGCAACGTTGAACTCCCCGATGTCGATGATCTCGTTGCGTTCCAGTTGGGCGACCGTATCCGCCGTGACCGCTTCGGTTCGGTTCTGGAGCGCGCCGAGTTTCTCCGTGCTTCGCTCGAGTCGTTCGTCGTCGCTCGGCGTCTCGAGCGAGGTGTCGAGACAATCCGTCAGGTGATTGTAGACCGTCTGGTGGGAGACGAAGTCCGATTCGATCTGTTCGATGGGGACGCCGTCGCGTTCGAGTTCGTTGCGGGTCTGAACCTGCGTCCCGCTGCTGACGTCGTCGGTCAACAGCCGGTAGGTGTTTTCGACTTCCCCCTCCTTCGGCGGCAGTCCCGCATCCTCGAGTGCCGACTCGAGGATGCGCTGGTTTACGTGCGTCGCGAGTTTGCGTGTGCTATACTGTTCGTCCGCGTCGCCGGTCCAGTATGCGATCAGATCCTCATCGAGACCCGTAAACGCATACTTGTCAGCGACCCGTCCGAGCTTGCAGCCACAATGGCTCCCTGGTTCGGCTGAATGAGTACGATCGGTCACTAATTCACCATAGTCGCCGCTCTATAAAAAGCATTTGGATACCGAGAATCTTTACAGAGGTATGCTTGTAATTGTAAACTCCGTAGAATCGACGGACTGCGGGGGATAGTCCGGTCGTCCGCCGTTCGTCCTCGTTCCGAGTCGGCGTTTAGAAATCCGAGATTCGATTTCACGTTCTATCACAAAACTATCAGCGTAGCGTACTGTGTGTCATCCTGGGATTCGGTGAGGCCGGATAGAGTCGCTACACGAGCGGGATTCTTCGCTCGAGACACCGGTTACAGAGGGCTTTTTGTCCGACGGAACCGAAGGGATCGCAGCCGCGAATGTGTATCTGGAGATATGAATCCACCGATTCGTACCGTCCCGAAGGTCCGCTATTCCAACGCAGATCTATAACCGGGCCGAGGCGGTATACTCCGTGAAAACGGAACGGACGGGCCCACGAAACGACGCAAAAGCAGTAGCCGCTGCAGAGACAGCGGCGGACGACCGTGGCCTCGCCGCAAACCTCGCAGTAACGACCAACGAGGGGGTTCTCATCGCGGTTCGCTGAATGGACGGCACAAAGCTGGTCGCAGCCAGTATCGCTCGAGTACGAGGGAAAAGTCGGCTGCGAAGTCGGGTGCAGCGGTGGAGCCGTCTCGGCCGACGTTGCGGAGAAGCGCGATCGTTACGGCGTCAAAGGATCCCCGTAACGACGCTTCACAGCCGTATAACGCTACCCTCGGACATTACCCCCGGACGTTCTTCCACCGGCGGACGAACGAGCCGACAACCCTCCCTTTTTCGTCTCGAGTCGCATTGATCCCCTCACTGCTCCACGCGAGGGTACGCTATGCACGATCGACGGAACCCGTACTGTCCGGTATGACCGATACAACCGAGACGGGAACGAATAATCGTTTACGGCCGTACAAGCGTAAACACCTGGAAGCCCTGTTCGGATATCCTGTTCGAGAAATCCGAGCACAGCGTTCTACGACACCTCGCACGCTCGCCCACGTTCGTCCGGTCTGTCCGGATACACTGCGTGTCACTGTACCACGAGGACAGAGTGAATCGCAAAATAACTGTTTGAAATTTTTTATGATATCGCGATCGGTAGAGCGTTTGAACCACGGTCCGTCGACGCTGACCATCGACCCGGATCAGTCCGTACGCATCAGATCATTCGGTAGACTTCGTCCATCCACTGATCGGAATCGTCGTCGACGATGATGCCGTCCATCTGTTCGGCCCAGCGAGCCTGCGCGTCGCTCGTCTCCATGACCTCCTTGATCGCCTCCGGATTCTCGAGTTCTAGAAAGCCGAAGACGTGGCCGTCCTGCTCGAAGACGCTGTAGGTCTCGAGTCCGGCGTCGGAGTCGAGGTAGGCGTCCTCGAGCCAGTCGGGGACGCTCTCGTGAGCATCACGGTATTCGTCGCGCTTTCCGTCGGCTATCTGCAGGTGGAACGCGATTCGAGCCATGCGTTCTTCCCCTCGAGCGACGTACCCATAGCTATTACGCAGTGTCCGTCCGCCACGCGCGAGGAACTCGCCTTGCACGAAGCCGAATCGTCCTGCATGCGGTTGGAGCGTTCGAAGACGGGACCGAACCCAAAAATGCGGCTACGGCGGGAACGGAACGCTACCGGAACTGCGGCATCACTTCGTCGGCGAACAGTTCCATCCCGCCGGTGTCGGGGAAGTCGACGAACCAACACTGGAACTTCGTGACGCCGGCGTCGATCCGTCGCTGGATCGCGTCGGCACACTCCTCGGGCGTACCCATAATGAAGTACTCGCTGGCGATCTCCTCGGTCGTGATGTCGGCCTGATCGACGTACTCCTCCTCGAACTGGATCGGGATCATCAGATCGAGCAGTCGCTCGTACTTCTCGGGATCGCGCGTACAGATGACGTGGCCGTCCCAGGAATACTCGATCTCGTCGGAGTCGCGGCCGACCGTCTCGCAGTGGTCTTCGATGACGCCGATCTTGTGCTCGAGGGTCTCCGGGGTCCCGTTGAACACGTCCGTGTTCCAGATATCGGCGTGCTTTGCGACGAGTTTCAGCGTCACCTCCTCGCCCTGGCCGCCGACGAGGATCGGCGGGTGTGGATCCTGGACCGGTCCGGGATCGCAGTAGGCGCCATCGATCTCGTAGCGATCGCCCGCGAAGGAGGCCGCCTCGCCGGATTCGGTGGCCCACATGGCTTTCATCAGGCGGATGCTCTCGTCCAGGCGCATCAACCGCTCGAAGCCGTCGCGGTACTCCCAGCCGTAGGCCTCGTACTCGGGTTCGTGCCAGCCGGCACCGAGACCGAGTTCGAGGCGGCCGTCGGAGACGATGTCGAGCGTCGCGGCCATCTTGGCGACCAGCGCGGGGTTGCGGTAGTCGTTACAGAGGACGAGCGAGCCGAGGTTGATGTCCTCGGTGAGGCCAGCCAGCGCGGACAGTAGCGTCCAGCACTCGTACTCGGCTCTGTCGCGACCGAGCATGAGGTGGTCCGGTGCCCACGCGGCATCGAAGCCGAGTGCCTCGGCTTTCAGGACGCCCTCCTTCGTCGTCTCCCAGTCGAGTCGCTCGTAACACGGGGTGTCGCGGTGGACGGGGTCGGTTCCCGACTCCGGCGCGCCCGCGAACACCGGCACGTTGTACTCGAATGTGACGTCGGTCATGTTACTCGACGGCGAAGTGTTCCAGCGCATCGTGATTCAGCTGGGTACTGACGCCGGGTTCGTCCGGGAGCGGAATCGACCCGCTCTCGGGCGAAGGTGGGTTCTCGAAGATCGCGTCAGCGTAGGTCGACTCCTTCTCTTCTTGCTGTTCTTGGAACCATTCCGGAGTCGGAAAGTACTCCGCCATGGGCATGTTCGTGTGCGCCGCGATGGCGTGCAGCGTCGGATTCGTGCCGGCGTGCGGGATCACGGGCACGTCGTGGACTTGGGCCATGTCGGCGACCTTCATCAGTTCCGTGATGCCCCCAACCCGGCCGACGTCGGGCTGGAGGATGTCGACGGCCTCCGCTTCGAGGAGGTCCTCGTGACCCCAACGGGTGAACTCGTGCTCGCCCCCGGAGATCGGCATCGGCGCGGCTTCGCGAACCTCGGCGTAGCCGTCGATGTCGTCGGCGATGACCGGCTCTTCGACCCACGCCATGTCGTACGGCTCGAGGCGATCGAGCATCTTCTTCGCGTAGCGGACCGACCAGCCCATGTAGGCGTCGGCCGCGATCTCGAGCTCGTCGCCGACGGCGTCGCGGACCGTCTTGACGACCTCCTCGTTCTCCTTCATCCCCGAGCGGCCGGCCTCCGGCCCGTGAAGGAAGCGCAGTTTCACGGCGTCGAAGCCCTCCTCCGCGTACTGGATGGCCTCGCGTTCGAGCGTCTCCATGTCAACGGGGTGGAGGTTCGACGCGTAGGCGGGGATCTCGTCTTTCGTGGGGCCGCCGAGCAGCTCGTAGACCGGTTTATCGGCTTCCTTGCCCGCGATGTCCCACAGTGCTTGATCGACCGCGCTGATCGCCATGACGGCGACACCTTTCCGACCGAAGGGGAGCGTCGCGCGGTACATCTGCTCCCAGAGTTTCTCGCGCTGGGTGGGATCTTCGCCCATCACGATCTTCGAGAGCGTCTCCTCGACGACGGTGGCGATGGCGCCGGTTCCCCAGTTACCGACGCCGACGCCGGTGATCCCGGCGTCCGTCTCGACCTCGACGACAACGTCGCCCACGGGACCCATCCACTTACGGCGTGCCTGGGGGTTCTCGCCGTCAACGTTCCGGTACTCCTCGTACTTCGACATGATCGTGACGAGGGGGAACTCGATAAACTCGCCCCACGACTCGTTGCTGATCTTGGTTGCAGTGACGTCTGTGATTTCCATAGTAGTCAATCCCGATAGATTCGTGTCGAGATGTGAGAAACAGCCATATAAGTGTTTGCGATATCGGCTGGATTATCGGCTGCACCGACCGAGAATCTTCGAGTCGGGGCGACCGATTAGAAGATATCTGCGCGGACGAGCAGTGCGAGTGCGACGACCACGTATATCGCACCACTGATGAGATTCATGGCCATGGGGTTCCACGGCGCGTCCGACGGCATCTCGGCGACCAGCGGCGTAATGAGAACGAGCAGACCCATGATCGCGATGATCGTGCCGGCGTACAGATCGATCGGAAGATCGTACCCGTCGGCGTCGGATTGCGCTCGAGTCCGCGAGTCGTCTATCGGTTCGTCCTGGGTCTGCGTGATGGATCGGTCTGTCATGGGTTCACACCTGGAAGAGGAGGATCGCGACGATGAGCAAGGCGATTCCGACCGAGACGGAGACGGCCGCGATTCGTTTTACGCGCGGACTGAGGGTGGCGGAGTCGTCGTCGAGCGCCGACTGGACGAAGTTCGTCGGCGTCTCGTGGTCTTTCGGCGCGGTGAGGAGGCTCCCGACCACGACGACTCCCGTCACGAGCAACAGGGAGTAGAGCGATCGGGAGTACAGCGCCTCGTGGCCGAGTTCGAATCCCATGTACACGCTGACGGCTAAACCGATCGCGATGCCGAGTATCGCGCCCGTGCTCGTCGACCGATCCCAGAGCCCGCCGACGATGGCCACGGCGGCGAACGTCGGCATGATCGTCGCGAGGACCGATTGCGCGACGAGGTACATGGAATCTTCCAGCGAAAACATGTACGCAACGCCGATGCAGGCGACCATGAACACGACGCCCGCGATACGGCCGATCCGCACGTAGTGTGCCGGGCTCCGGTCCGGCGCCACGTACCGGCGGTAGATCCGCTCCGTAAAGAGCGTCTGGAAATTGTTGAGCTGCGAGTCGACGCTCGAGAGGACGCCGGCGATCAGTCCGACCACGACGACGCCGTACAGTCCGGGCGGCATGACGTCGTTGATCAGCATCGGCATCGCGTGGTCGGCGACGTCGAGGTTCGGGTACAGAACGGCGGCGGCGAGACCCGGAAGGAGGATGAACAGCGGGACGAGGATGGCGTACCAGATGCTCGTGTACAGGTACCCGATCTGCGCGGACTCCGCGTCCTCGGCCGACAGCGGCCGCTGGAGGATCTGCGATTCGGCGCTCCAGTAGGAGATCGCGGACGCGAGGAACCCGAAGTACAGCAGGAAGACGGCGATCGGACCGTCGACTGGGAACTCGGCGGCCAGCGGGTGATCCGAGGGCGTCATGGACGCCTGGTGGGCTTCCAGGCCCTCGATCAGCCCGGAGATCCCGCCCACCATGTACAGCGTGACCGGAAGCAGGAGGACCAGCGGGACGAACATGAGGACGAACTGTATGGTGTCCGACCCGGCGACGGCGCCGAACCCGCCGAGAATCGTGTAGGCCGTTCCGACGACGATGATCACGCCCATCGACAGCCAGAGGTTCCAGCCCAGTAGTGTGTTCAAGACGAGCGACCCGGCGTAGATGTACAGGCCCATGTTGACGAACATCCAGACGAACGTCCAGATGAAGTCGTACGCGTCGCCGACCGGTCTCGAGAACCGTCGGGTGAGCCATTCGCCAAGCGAGAACGCCTGTATCTGTCTGATGAACGGAATTATCGCGATCGTCGCCAGCACGATGGCGATCGCGTTCGTGATGGGGCCCAGCAGGACGATGATCCCGTACGCGTACGCGAACCCGGCGAGACCCAGGAAGTCGTTCGCGTTCAGATTGGTCGCGACGGTCGAAAACGCCTGAACCGACGGCGGCAGCGACCGGTCCGCGAGGAACGTACTCGCCGAGTCTGCGGTATTCTGGCGCATGTAGGCGCCGAATACGATCAGACCGAGCATGAAGACGCAGATGGCCATCCATTCGGTAAGTACGAGCGTCTGTCCGCCGATGCCCTGGAGTGGACGAAGCCGTATCGTGTTAATTATACTCATTCCGCGTTTCCACAGCCAACACACTCCATAATAAAAACTCGTATTGTCGTTCAGGTATTGATCGTTCGTTCAGAAGAGGAGCCGCCACCGTGAAGCGGGATCGACGCACGAACGCCGGAACGTTCCTACGCCACCGAGAACTCGTACGCGCCGGAGCCGAATTCGACGACGACGGTATCACCGTCTTTGCGGACGGATCGAACCCCCGCCGTGTCGGTCGACAGCGGCGTCCCGGACTCCGTCACGTCACTCGTGGCGGCGTCCGGTAAGTGGACGGTCGCGTCCGTGTTCCAGGGAACGGTCACGGACAGCTCGTACGTCGCGGCGTCTTCGTCGCGCCGACACTCCACCGCGAGATCGCCGTTTCGCGTCTCGAGAGCAGCCGAGACCCACTCGAGATCGTCGACGAGCGCCGGCGCGATGGTCACGTGGTCGGTCACGGAACGGTCGCCGATTCGGATCCCCGCGAGTACCTCGTAGAAGAACTCCGAGACGTGAGTGAACGGCGAGTGGTTGAACGAGTTCATACCGTCTCCGATGCGGTCGTCGCTGTCCCAGCGCTCCCACATCGTCGTCGCCCCGTTGCGGGCCATGTACACCCACCCGGGTCGTTCGGGTTGGCTGACGACGTCGTAGGCGACGTCGGCGTGGCCGTGCGCGGCGAGCGAGTGGAGGAGCGGTCTGGTCCCGAGGAATCCCGTTTTGAGTGTGCGGCCGTCGGCGTCGACTTTCTCGACGAGATTGTCGACCACCGACTCGACTTCGGCGTCGGGGACCAAGTCGAGAAAGAGCGGGACCGCGTACGACGACTGGGTTCCGGGCCCGTACACGCCTTGGTCAGGGTCGAAGAACCGGTCGTTGAACGCCTCCGCGATCCGGTCGGCGCGGTCGCGATACGCCTCCGCGTCCGCGTCGTTCTCCAGGGCGTCGGCGATCTTCGCGAACGTATCCGTGACCTGATAGAGGAACGCCGTGTTGTACAGGTCGTGGGGGAGACCGCGCCGATCGTCCACGTTCTCGAAGGCGAGCCAGTCGCCGTACTTGCCATAGTCACCGGTGAGGATCCCGTTCTCGGTGACGGAGTACCAGTAGTCGACGTAGTCGCGCATCCCCTCGTACTGTTCCCGAAGGATGCGTTCGTTCCCCTCGTGTCGGTAGAGGTACCAGGGGATCATCACCCGCGTGATCGACCACGTCGGATCAGCGGGGTCCTCGCTCACCTTGTTCGGGATGACGTCGGGAACGTACCCCATCTCCGAGGCGGCGTCGTCGTGATCGCGGGCCCACTTTTCGTCGAACCGTGCCGCGTCGAAGTTGAACAGGAGCGACCGGGTCGAGATGTGGGCGTCGCCCGTCCACCCGAACCGTTCGTCGCGCTGCGGGCAATCCTCGGGAACGGAGTGCGTGTTCCCGCGAAGTCCCCAGACGGCGTTGTGTTGGACCTGATCGAGATCCTGGTTGGAGCACGAAAACGTCCCCCGTCGGTCCATCGCCGTGTGGACGGCCTTCGCCGTCACGAGATCCGGATCGAACTCGCCTGGATACCCCGTGACCTGCGCGTATCGAAAGCCGTGATAGGTGAACCGTGGTTCGTACCGCTCGACGTCGTCCCCGGCGGCGATATAGACGTCCGTCGCGTCCGCGGTTCGGAGATCGGTCGTGGAGAGGTCCCCATCTTCGGTGAGCCGTTCGGCGTGTCCGAGGACGATCTCGTCGCCGTCGTCCGGGTCTCGGATCTCGAGGTCGAGCCAGCCGGTCAGGTTTTGTCCGAAGTCGAGGATCGGGCCGTCCGGATGCTCGTGAACCGTCTCCACGTCGAACGTCTCTACGACGCGCATCGGCTCGACGCGCTGCGGTCGAAGCACCCCACCCGGATCGTCGACGACGGCCGCGGGATTCCAGTCTCCGTCGTCGAACCCCGGCGACCGCCACCCGTCCTCGGACAGTCGGGCGTCGAACAGTTCGCCGTCGTAGATGTCGTTCTCACGGATCGGGCCCTCCGTTGCCGTCCAGTCACCGTCGGTCGCGACCGTTCGCGTCGATC contains:
- a CDS encoding alpha-L-rhamnosidase, with product MSSVSETEEVHRPTDLQVEYETTPSNVDPSEAPRFSWRLQTDHRGSRQTAYRIVIGRDESAVDAGRGSLWDSGRVELSTSTNVPYDGPDLGSDKRYHWSVKVWTDEGATEWAESASFFTALRPERWRGEWITHQPGAGDTDGWRSRWRRADERVEEWVQVDLGSSEQITAVDLHPASPVTVVRTPDDAAVTSSWFDDPLEGFGFPDAYRVEVADDPDFETATTVLKVNASDEAVDDVPDGVPEETAVVHAHDGLEADGRYVRVTAMEPFAFEPLAEESSHAQSAARRTEHVDAWQCFALAALEVRNGDEDLARGRPVEASSSAETDTWGRDHLVNGHTKSEMAAASPLLRTEFSVEEPIESARAHLAAVGYGELHTNGERVGDHRLNPAWTDYEQRVCYSSHDLTDRISVGMNAIGVWLGRGWFSKRGAYWVPDGSPRARLVLTVTFEDGSTRTVATDGDWTATEGPIRENDIYDGELFDARLSEDGWRSPGFDDGDWNPAAVVDDPGGVLRPQRVEPMRVVETFDVETVHEHPDGPILDFGQNLTGWLDLEIRDPDDGDEIVLGHAERLTEDGDLSTTDLRTADATDVYIAAGDDVERYEPRFTYHGFRYAQVTGYPGEFDPDLVTAKAVHTAMDRRGTFSCSNQDLDQVQHNAVWGLRGNTHSVPEDCPQRDERFGWTGDAHISTRSLLFNFDAARFDEKWARDHDDAASEMGYVPDVIPNKVSEDPADPTWSITRVMIPWYLYRHEGNERILREQYEGMRDYVDYWYSVTENGILTGDYGKYGDWLAFENVDDRRGLPHDLYNTAFLYQVTDTFAKIADALENDADAEAYRDRADRIAEAFNDRFFDPDQGVYGPGTQSSYAVPLFLDLVPDAEVESVVDNLVEKVDADGRTLKTGFLGTRPLLHSLAAHGHADVAYDVVSQPERPGWVYMARNGATTMWERWDSDDRIGDGMNSFNHSPFTHVSEFFYEVLAGIRIGDRSVTDHVTIAPALVDDLEWVSAALETRNGDLAVECRRDEDAATYELSVTVPWNTDATVHLPDAATSDVTESGTPLSTDTAGVRSVRKDGDTVVVEFGSGAYEFSVA